The genomic stretch TTCTTCTGAATACTTTCGATTACTCATGAGTATTTCTCCTGCATGAGCTGACTTTAACCTCTCGAGCCGTGTCCGTCATCTATAGAGCACTTCACCCCAACGTGCAGCAGCTGCCTTCTTAGCCTTCTCCGACCTTTCTCTAGCTTCGGCGGCCCAAGGTTGCATTTCATCCCAGCCACAAACAAAGAAATGACCTTCATCTTTTCCAATTATTTCAAGCCTTAAAAGCATTTCTACATAGTCAGTTCTGTCCAATTTAATCTTACATGCAAAAAGAAGATCTTCCTCATCAAAACAGTCAGGGAAGTGCCCAGAATCACTAGGAAAGTGCTTAGCACAGTAGCACCAAAGCATGATGATACCCATCACACCTTCAACTCCGAACTGCCTCAGAACCTTTTGAATGCGGAAATCTTCAAAAAACTCAACGTCTAATCGGATATCTGAAACGTTTTTGATTCGACTAGCCACAACGGACTCCTTAATTATTTTTCGGCATTGCGGATTTAATGCACTAGGAATGCTCAAGCATTGCACGAGCACCCCTTTACGCATAACCACCTAAAAAGACTCACTAAACCAGAAAAAGGCAAAAAAATTTCGACGGCGCGCTGTTTTTTAATATAGTTCAGACATGCTCACGTAGTGCGCTAGTAATGCCCTTGCATTGCGTTCGCATTACGCGCTTATTTCTTGACACTTTGCTGTCTCAGGTGGAACAACGTTGCAGTTATTCTTATTCAAATACGAGGTTTGCTATGAACAAAGATGAAATGATTGAGCTCCTTAAGACTGATGTTAAAGCTTGGAATGAGTTTCGTAGTGAAAATCCAAATATCAACATCCAACTCCGAAGCGTATATCTTCGAATGACAAACCTTCAAGACGCAAACCTTCAGAATGCAAACCTTCAGAATGCAAACCTTCAGAATGCAAATCTTCAAGACTCAAACCTTCAAGGCGCAAACCTTCAAGACACAAACCTTCAAGGCACAATCCTTCAAGGCACAATCCTTCAGAATGCAAACCTTCAGACTGTAAACCTTCAGAATGCAAATCTTCAAAACTCAAACCTTCAAGGAAATGACCTCCGAGGAAAAGAACTTCGAAGGACAAACTTTCAAGGCGCAAACCTTCAAGACACAAACCTTCAAAACGCAAACCTTCAGTATGCAAATCTTCAAGGTGCAAATCTTCAAGGCGCAAACCTTCAAGACGCAAACCTTGAAATCGCAAATCTTCGAGACGCAAACCTTCAGGATACAAACCTTCAAGACGCAAACCTTCAAAACACAGACCTTCAGGGTACAAACCTTCAAGGCACAAACTTTCAAGGCACAAACCTTCAAGGCACAAATATTCAGGATATAAACCTTCAAGGCGTAAACCTTCAAGGCACAAACCTTCAAGGAAAGGACCTCCGAGGAAAAAACCTTCGAAGGACAAACTTTCAAGGCGCAAACCTTCAAGACACAAACCTACAAGATATAAACCTTCAAGACACAAACCTTCAAGACGCAAACCTTCAAGGTGCAAATCTTCAAGGTGCAAATCTTCAAGGCCTAAACCTTCAAGGAAAGGACCTCCGAAGGACAAACTTTCAAGGCGCAAACCTTCAAAACGCAAACCTTCAAATCGCAAATCTTCGAGAAACAAACCTTCTAGGCGCAAACCTTCAAGGCGCAAATCTTCAAGGTACATATCTTCTAGAAAAAAACCTTCTAGGCGCAAACCTTCTGGGCGCAAATCTTCAAGGCGCAAATCTTCAAGGCGCAAACCTTTCAGAAGCAACACTTTCAGAAGCAACACTTTCAGAAGTAAACCTTTTGCAAGCAAACTTTCTTAAAACACAATTTTCCTCTAGATCACAATTAAACGAACTTTTATTTCCATTAACGCAAGATCAACTTGCAAACTGCATCTTTGAAGACGAGCAAGAATTTTACAATAAACAAGCTGAAGAAACATACTATTCTGAAAAAGAAACCAACACTCCCGCGGCTCAACACGACAAGAACTCATTAAAAATCCACTTCAAAGATCACACATCATGGACTCCTAGAGACATGTCTTTATTTCTAGGAGCTCTTCACCTTAGCTATGCAAACACTTTCTATTTATTGAACACCGAAGATAACAACCTAGAAAGAATCTCTTTTGTACTAGATAACAATGTATATAACCCGCCCCTTAATTTTGAAATTTCTGTTAGCTATATCAACATTGGATCATTAGAAGTTATACTGACTTTGCTGGATAAAGCGTCAAAATCTAATTTTAATAAGGTTCTTGCATCACTACTCATAATGGGAAAGCTAATAGTTCCCATATCAGAAGCGACAAAAAACTTTTCAGAAGCTGCGTTAATCAATGAACAACGTCTCTCGCTTAAAGAAATTAGAGATAAAGATTTGGCTGTTATTAACAATAATTACGCAGACATTATGAAAAAAAATCTCGATGAATATCTTCAATATATAAACAACCTTAAAGACAATCCCACTATCCATGAAATTATTGCTAAAGCAGATATTAAAAATGCCACAGTTATAGAAAACCCTGACATCTTCGTTAATGCGACAGCTCCTCTTTCAAGAGCACTTCTAGCACTCTCTAAAACTGGAAAGACTAATCCAAAAATAACTCTCCCTATTATTGAAAACGAAGAAGCACCTAACAAATAAATTTAACAATCAAAAATCCAACCAGCTCCAATCCTTTTCATTCTCATTCAGGAACTGGAGCCGCTTGCGCCGATACGCTGTTACCAAGCTACCTGTTGTCGAGTTCCTGCTCTTAGCCACATCAAGCGTCACCTCAACAATGTCATCTACTGTCTTCGGATCCCATGGCCGGATAAAAATAACCTGATCCGCATCCTGTTCAATCGCTCCAGACTCACGCAGATCCGAAAGCAGAGGAATCTTGCTCTTGCGATTTTCAACCTCGCGGTTGAGCTGCGCCAGAACGAGTATAGATATCCCACATTCAGTCGCCGTCTCTTTGAGCATACGCGAGATCTCAGCAACTTCCCTCTCTCGTGATCCACCACGCGAATCAGGACGAAGCAATTGGATGTAATCTATGATTGCGTACCTTAATCCAAATTCCTTTTTCCAACGCCGACACTGAGCGCGCAGCTCAGAAGCAGAAAGCGAAGGCTTGTCCCAAATACGAAGCCACGGATCCTTCCCATCAAACCACTGAGCAAATTCATAGATATTATTCCAGTCAGTTTCTGAAAATTTGCCATCACGAAACCGCATCCCTTCAACTCCATGAGTCGAGGACAGCAGACGGTTGACGAGCAGATATCTCATCATTTCAAGTGAAAAAATACCGACAGGAACTTTTTGATGAATTGCGTGAAGTGCGAAATTCAAGGCAAGTGCGGTCTTTCCATTAGATGGACGACCGGCAAGAATAATAATTTCACCGGGAATCATTCCACCAGTGATTGAATTGAGCTTATAGAGATGTGTTTTAATACCGTCTCCGCCTCGCGATTCAAGATCTTCAAGATACTTAACATAACCTTTCATAATCTCGGAAGGCTTCTGCGCAGCCACATCTACTCGTCCCTCAAGAACGGAATCGATGGTTTTCTGCGCGGACGCTGCGAACTCAGACGGATCAGCATCGCCGGAATAGGCATGCTCAATAAGATTCTGGCCGAGCTGCGCCATGGTTCTGCGCTGAGCATGACTCTCTAGCTCCTTAGCCCACCTTGTAACGTGATGCACAGGTTCAATATCATTGGATAACTCAGCAAGAAAATGTGCACCCCCACACGCCTCAGAACGACCATTGTTCATTAGCCGATTATTGAGCGTGACAAGATCAATCGGAACGTACTCCCGATGCATGGCCAAAAAGGTATTCCAAATATTTCGATGGATGGGACTGTAGAAATAGTCCTCTGATTTTATAATAGGAAGCAGAGAATCAATGTTTTTACCACTGGTTCGTAAAACAGCACTGATAACAGCTCTTTCAAGCTCAAGATTATGGGGAGGTGCAGATGTGTTCATTTAAGCCCCCAGTTATTGGTCTTAATTTGACCGCACCAAGCGAGGCTTAAAACAGAATTTATCACTATCAAAAATAGACAACAAACTCTTTGGGGGAGAAATAGGGGAGAAACCACAAAAAAAAGCTCCCAAGACCGATGTACTAGACATCTATCTAAGGAGCTGTTTTTATTAAGGTTGGTGCGAAAGGAGAGACTCGAACTCTCACGGATATACCGCTGGATCCTAAATCCAGTGCGTCTACCAATTCCGCCACTCTCGCAACCTTATGTGTTCTGTTATTAGTCGGTGACCTCAGAGTGACCCGTGAAGGTCGCTGCCGGAGTCGCCGTAACAGAAAATGTTTCTATAGGCCCCTCTGAATATTGTCAATCAATATCTCAACTTATTTTAAAAACAATTGAAATTTCTCTCTATTGATCTTCAATTGCTCCAAGTAAAAGGGCTATCTTTGACTCTAAATCGGCAAAATCTTTAGCCAAAAGGCGGACTATAGGTTCCTTGCCTATTTCGCCAGGATCACACACCACGTCTACCTTAGTTGCTTCATCGTGATGAGAAAGAGCTTCATTTATTCCCCATTCAAGAGAGCTACTCTCGCTAGACATGTGCTGTTTCGGCTCATCGGCAAGGTCAAACCATGCTTCTGTGAATTTACACTCTTTTACTGCGTCTAAAATACTTTCGTTATATCTAAGATTGGCAGTACAGAAAATGTCCTCATTAAATTTACGAACGGAAAGCACCACCGCGGCCATATGTGCAGAAGCCCCAAAGTCAGGATGCCCGCAAATTATGATCTCACCTTTGCGAGTACACGAGATGCGTCCGGTATAAGCAGCTACATCAGTCATTTCAGATGCAAATGGCAGGGCCGCGGCAATATTGAGTCCAATCTCAGGTATAAGCTTACTCAATCCACCCATACGGGATAGCCTGACTCCGCACTCATGCATACCAGACATCAATTCTTCTTTCATACCGTTAATCAGCATAGGAGCAAGATGATTAGGAGGCCCTCCGCCCTCACCTACTTCAAATCCTGCTCTGAGCCCAAGATTCAAATACTTCTGCGCAGCCAGTATAGATGTAACAAGATTCTGCCTTTTCGCGATGCCTGAAGCAATAGCGGCAGAAAGAGTACATCCCGTGCCATGCATATTTCTAGTCTTAACGCGCTGCTGCATAAATGGAATGGGCTGTTCGCCCTTAATTCCAAGCCAGTCCGTAGCGGCTACGGAGTCAAAGTGTCCGCCTTTAATGAGCACGGCCTTCGGTCCCATTTCTAAAAGGATCTCGATAGCTTTAAATATATCATCACGGGTTTTAATCTCCATATCGGCAAAAAGCTCTGCTTCAGGCACATTAGGAGTAAGTAAGTCGGCTAAAGGAAAAAGCTCTTTCATTGCCTGAATGGCATCTTCTTTGAGAAGTCTTGCGCCACTGGAAGCGACACAAACAGGATCGACGATCAGTGGAATAGATTTATTTACCATAGATGCTGCAACAGCTCTGATTATAGGAGCGGAAAACAGCATTCCGGTTTTTGCGGCCTTAACATTGATATCCGCACAAACGGTTTCAATCTGCAACGCCACAAATTCCGGCGAAACAGCTTCAATGCCCGCGACAGTAACTGTATTCTGCGCGGTAAGGGCAGTTATGGCACTTGCTCCATAACATCCTAATATGGATATGGTCTTAAGGTCGGCTTGAATTCCGGCACCACCGCCGGAATCCGACCCCGCTATGGTCAAAACACATGGAAGCGATTTCATCTTGCCTCCTTAGGCTGGCTACATAAATATTTGATAATCTTTTAACCGTGCTCATTCATCGGGTCAACTACGATTACTATCAATTTATCTAGCATAATTGGACGCAAAACTAGACACAATCACATCAGTATGACTATTTATAGCTATTATAAATATAAAAAATGACAAAAAAGCCTCATGTCGGAGACAATTATGCCATCATCATCAGCCCCACCCTTTAAAATCACCCCTGACGATAAATATATGCATGAGTTATCCTTCAAAGACTTAATTCAATTTGAAGAGCTTCAGAACATGCTTGAAGTAAGTTACACCGCAACAGGAATGCCTGCTGGAATTATTGATGCATTTAGTGGAGAATTCTGTGCCGGAGCTGGATGGCAAAAAATATGCAGTAATTTTCATAGGGTTCACCCTAAAACAAGCGCACGCTGTTTAGCGAGTGACACGGCAATAACAAATAAAATCAAACAAGGAGAACACTTCGGCTACAAATGCAGTAACGGATTATGGGATATTGGTGTCCCCATACACTGCATGGGGACACATATGTCCACTCTTTTTCTCGGCCAATTCTTTTATGTAAATGAAGAGCCAGATATTAAATTTTTTAGAAATCAGGCGGACCAATACGGGTTCGACAAGAAAAAATATCTTGAAGCTCTCGCCGAAGTTCCTAGGTTCACTCACGAAAAAGTAGATGAAATCCTAAAATACAACATTGCGCTCGCTGCTTTTTTGTCTGACCTAGCCTCCAGTATCATGAAAAACAAATCTGAAATTGAACAAAGAAAACTGGCAGAAAAAAAATTTCGCAATTTGCAAACCTACCTTTCTAACATAATTGACTCTATGCCCTCAGCTCTTATCGGGGTTTCCCCTGATGGTAAAATCACACAATGGAATAAGAACGCTGAAAAGATATCAAAAATACCAGCCGGTCAGGCTATAGGAATGGACCTGCGAAAAGCACTTCCCAGGTTATCTTCAAAAATGGATCAAATAAAGCTGGCTATTACTTGCCGTGAAAAACAGTTTGAAAGCGCAAAGCCATATATACACAATAACAAAACAAGATATGAAGATCTGACAATATACCCATTGATAGAAGATGGAGTTAACGGGGCAGTCATCCGCATTGATGATGTTACGGAACGAATAAACATGGAAAAAATGATGATCCAGTCAGAGAAAATGTTATCCATAGGAGGCCTCGCAGCAGGCATGGCTCATGAACTGAACAATCCTCTGGCAGGGATGACCGTATACGCCAACAACATCAAAAAAAGACTCTTCGAAGACCTTGAAAAGAATATTGAAGCTGCCAACGAATGCAATATATCTTTGACCGACTTCCGTAAGTATCTAAACCAACGGGAGATAGCTCATATGCTTGATGGCATATTAGGTGCTGGAAGGCGCGCAGCTTCAATCATCAACAATGTACTCAATTTCAGCCGCAAAAGTGAAATAAAACTTAGGCAGCACAAAATCACAGCTATTTTAGATAATACACTGGAACTAATTGCTAACGACTATAGCTTAACTAAAGAATATGATTTCAAAAGAATTGAACTTGTTCGGGAATATGATCATAATATTCCTGAAGTTTATTGTGAAAAAAATGAAATCCAGCAGGTCTTTCTTAATATATTAAAAAACGGAGCGGAGACAATGGCGGAAAAAGAATATTCCGACAATAATCCCCGCTTCATCTGCAAAATTAGTAAGCAAGATAAAATGGTTGTTGTAGAAATAGAAGATAATGGCAAAGGAATGGACAAGATAACAAAAGCAAGAATATTTGAACCGTTCTATACGACTAAAGGTATAGGTGAAGGCACAGGACTTGGACTTTCAGTCTCTTACTTTATTATAACAAACCAACATAGCGGGTTTATGGGCGTTCAATCGGAACTTAATTCATGGACTAAATTCATCATCAAACTTCCAATCAAAGGGAAAAAAACAGATTAATTAATGCCCGCTTCACGGTTGATACCTTTATATCAGATATTTAAACTGGAGGCATGACCTTTCCTTGCCAGTTCCAGCTCTCACCTATATGAGTAGCGAATGACAAAAACAATTATCGCACCACAAAAGAAGCAGCCGACATTCCTGCCAATGACTCGAGAAGAAATGGACAGGCTCGGCTGGGATAGACCTGACATCCTGCTCGTATCCGGCGATAGCTATATAGACCACCCAAGCTTCGGAATACCGCTTCTAGGCAGAGTACTTACCGCACACGGTTACAAAGTTGCCCTCGTCTGCCAGCCAAATTGGAACGACACCTCGCAGATTGAGGCCCTAGGCCGTCCGCGCCTTTATGCTGGAGTCTCAGCTGGTGCGATGGATTCAATGCTCTCCCACTATACTTCCTTTCGCAAAAAACGGAGCGACGACGCATATACCCCTGGCGGCAAAGCCGGAGCACGCCCCAACCGCGCATGTATCATATATACCAACCTAGTTAAAAAGGCTTTCAAAGGTCTACCTGTTATCATAGGTGGCATTGAAGCTTCACTGCGCCGAGTGTCGCACTTTGATTTCTGGACAGATAAAGTCCGCAAAACAATCCTCATGGACAGCAAGGCAGATTTACTCATCTATGGTATGGGTGAACGGGCCATGCTCGAAGCGGCAAACCGGTTATCGCAGAAGGAATACGGTTCCGCCTCTGTGCTTAAAGGAATTGGTGGCACAGCCTTTATGGGTACTCCTGACGATCTTCCAGCGGACGCAGAAGTTATAGAGCTTCCTTCGCACCAAGAAATTTTAGATGACCCACAGCTGCTTATGACCGCTACACTCGCCCTTGAGGAGCAGGTTCATCACGGTAAAGCATGGGCGATTCAGCCGACAGACAAACGTCATGTGGTAATTGCGCCCCCCGCGAAATACCTTTGCACGCAAGAACTAGACTGGGTCTATACTCTACCCTTCTCCAGACGTTCGCACCCTTCGTATGAGGGCAAAGGACGCATCCCTGCGGCTGAGATGATCGAATTCAGTATAACATCTCATCGCGGTTGCGGTGGCGGTTGCTCATTCTGCTCTATTGCCATGCACCAAGGGCGACATATCCGCTCACGCACGAAAAAGTCTATTATGGCTGAAGCCACTAATATGAACTCTCATAGTGATTTCAAAGGCTCTATTTCAGATATCGGCGGTCCAAGCGCCAATATGTGGAACGCTAAATGCTCACTCGAAAGAGAAAAGTGCAAACGCAAAAGTTGCCTTACTCCTAACGTCTGTCCGAATTTTGATTATGATCAAAAGGCGAATCTCAATCTGCTGAAACAGACTAAACAGCTAGAAGGCATTAAACATGTACGCGTAGCAAGCGGCGTGCGCTTTGACTTGGGAATGAAAGATCGCAAAAGTTTGCGTGAAATTTTTAAAGATTTTGTCGGTGGTCAGCTAAAAGTTGCGCCCGAGCATATTGCTCCTGACGTTCTTAAACATATGCGCAAACCCGATCTACCAGTATTCGAAAGTTTCCTAGAACTGTTCGAAGTTGAATCCTCCAATGCGGGCAAAGATCAATACGTTATACCATACCTGATGAGCGCCTTCCCGGGCTGTACTGACGCAGATATGCGTATGCTGGCAAGCTGGCTAAAGGAAAAAGGCTGGTCCCCGAAACAGGTGCAGTGCTTCATTCCAACCCCCGGCACGGTTGCTACAGCCATGTATTACACAGGCAAAGCGCCTAACGGCGACCCTATCTTTGTAGCAAGAACAGATGCCCAGCGCCTTAGACAGCACGGCATACTTATTCCAGATTCTGGCCGCGACCCTAGAAGCATACGCCACAAAGGAAACCAATCTGATACGGATAAAAATTCCGATGCGAGCAAAAGTTATAGATCGGATAGAAATTCTAAACCTGACAAAAAGGCTAAATCTGGTAAAAAGCCAGCAACAGATAGAAAGCCTCCCAAAAAAGGCTCAAAAGAATCTAGAAACTCAAACGACTCTAGAAGTTCAAAAGATTTTAAAGGTAAAGATAATTATAAAAGCAAAGGTAAATCTGACTCGTTCAAGAAAAAGAATAAAAAGAGGTAACCCGCAGCTTGGAAATAATGAGCAAATCATATAACCTACAGCTACGTAATAAATAATAACTCTATGCGGGTATCACTCTATGAGCTCAGAATCTTTTGCCAACCTGTGCATCTTCCATATTATGGATGGGCTTCGTGATGGCCTTTCACACTATTCGCAAACAAGCCGTACCGCATTACTTTATGCAGTCAAACCGGGTGATCCACTACGAGTTTACGACCCGCAAGGGCTACTGAAAGAGCACGAGCCTAAATTAAAAGAAGTTTATATTGATTCAGATGACTGGAAAGCCGGAAGTAATCACGATGACAACACCCGTTTAATTGAAGTTATCAGGTCAAGGGACCTGACTCTCGCAGGGCTGATTACTTGCAGCGCACGCTCAAGCAGCATTTACTATCAGCGCTGGTTTACAGAGCAGCATCCAAATATGTGTTCCACAGGCCCAACCGAGAGCTGGATGGAATATGCTGCCCTTATACTATCTCAAGACTTCGCCACTCAAAATATTTTACGCCTCGAAAGCTCTGGCCACCTGTTGCGCGAATACTCAACCCATGCTGTTAGAGACTACATGGTTGATCAGCGAAATCGAATCATGGGATGGGACACACAGCTCAGGGTGTATCCAATTCTTGATGCAGTCCTTGGCATATCCAAAACAAAAGAAGAAGGTGCATGGGCGCGCGGCGACCTAATATTTATAGAACCATCTGATCTTGATTCGCTAGGCTACATGGCAAAGTTTCCTGAAAATGAAAGGCCGGAACTAAAGAATCATAAGCATGTAAGAAAACTTCTACAATCAGTTGAAAATTCGTCCAGAAAACTTGTATCCGATGGAAAATGCGTTGTCGGTATTTCTTCTTGCATGCCACCGAACTCATCTATTTCCGCCAGTTTCAAAGGGGAATGGGGAATTCTTCAGCTCGCCGGGGCCCCAGTCTGCAGCTTTGCGGACGCGACATTTTCCTCCACCAACTACAAGCCGAACTTGGTACATCTGGAAGAGCATCTGCTAGAACTTGATATCAATGCCAATGACCGTCATGATCTATTTAAACTCGCAAACAGAATGGTCACCAGCGCGACTCACCAAAGTCACGGCTGTACTATTGTTCTTGATTTTAATGATAAGCCTGTAAAAATTGCAGGGCAAACACTTGAGGTTCCCCTTGATCTCCGTGACCCGGAAATTCGAGGACTTGCAAGATCCCTCACCAAATTAGACGGAGCTGTTCATATTGGCAAAGATGTAAAAGTATATGGTTTTGCATGCTTGCTGGATGGCAAATCTGTTTTTGGAGAGAATCGCGCCAGAGGGGCCAGATTCAACTCTGCCCTACGTTTCACAGCTGAACATTCTAACATAATTATTATTGTCGTTTCTTCCGACAAACCAGTATCTATAATTCAACGCGGAGTTGAGCTAACAGCCCGTTGTGAATGGACCCAGCATTTTGCATGTGTCAGTACTCCACCCACCCTTGATGAATGGATAGAAGGATAACACTATGAAAAAAGCACTCGTACTACTTACATTTCTAGCTCTCACAGCGTTTCTCTGTATTCCTGCTATGGCGGCAGATACACCATTTAAAACGTATGTTTTCAGCAAAAAGAAAGTCTCTAAAGACTGGTCTCCGAGAAAGACCGTCTCTATCAAAGAAAATCGAGCCTTAGGTCTTTTTAATGACCGCAATAAAAGATACAGCTCACAAACTGTGCTGACCATTAAGGACATTCCAGCCCAGTCGTCAGTTAAGGTTAAATTTACCATGATTTACGTCGGAAGTTGGGACTCAGGAGGTAAACTTGCTGACAGATTCATAGTCTCTACTGCTGGAGGATCTGAGCTGCTAAATATCACTGAATTTCCGTG from Maridesulfovibrio frigidus DSM 17176 encodes the following:
- a CDS encoding YgiQ family radical SAM protein is translated as MTKTIIAPQKKQPTFLPMTREEMDRLGWDRPDILLVSGDSYIDHPSFGIPLLGRVLTAHGYKVALVCQPNWNDTSQIEALGRPRLYAGVSAGAMDSMLSHYTSFRKKRSDDAYTPGGKAGARPNRACIIYTNLVKKAFKGLPVIIGGIEASLRRVSHFDFWTDKVRKTILMDSKADLLIYGMGERAMLEAANRLSQKEYGSASVLKGIGGTAFMGTPDDLPADAEVIELPSHQEILDDPQLLMTATLALEEQVHHGKAWAIQPTDKRHVVIAPPAKYLCTQELDWVYTLPFSRRSHPSYEGKGRIPAAEMIEFSITSHRGCGGGCSFCSIAMHQGRHIRSRTKKSIMAEATNMNSHSDFKGSISDIGGPSANMWNAKCSLEREKCKRKSCLTPNVCPNFDYDQKANLNLLKQTKQLEGIKHVRVASGVRFDLGMKDRKSLREIFKDFVGGQLKVAPEHIAPDVLKHMRKPDLPVFESFLELFEVESSNAGKDQYVIPYLMSAFPGCTDADMRMLASWLKEKGWSPKQVQCFIPTPGTVATAMYYTGKAPNGDPIFVARTDAQRLRQHGILIPDSGRDPRSIRHKGNQSDTDKNSDASKSYRSDRNSKPDKKAKSGKKPATDRKPPKKGSKESRNSNDSRSSKDFKGKDNYKSKGKSDSFKKKNKKR
- the thiD gene encoding bifunctional hydroxymethylpyrimidine kinase/phosphomethylpyrimidine kinase, translating into MKSLPCVLTIAGSDSGGGAGIQADLKTISILGCYGASAITALTAQNTVTVAGIEAVSPEFVALQIETVCADINVKAAKTGMLFSAPIIRAVAASMVNKSIPLIVDPVCVASSGARLLKEDAIQAMKELFPLADLLTPNVPEAELFADMEIKTRDDIFKAIEILLEMGPKAVLIKGGHFDSVAATDWLGIKGEQPIPFMQQRVKTRNMHGTGCTLSAAIASGIAKRQNLVTSILAAQKYLNLGLRAGFEVGEGGGPPNHLAPMLINGMKEELMSGMHECGVRLSRMGGLSKLIPEIGLNIAAALPFASEMTDVAAYTGRISCTRKGEIIICGHPDFGASAHMAAVVLSVRKFNEDIFCTANLRYNESILDAVKECKFTEAWFDLADEPKQHMSSESSSLEWGINEALSHHDEATKVDVVCDPGEIGKEPIVRLLAKDFADLESKIALLLGAIEDQ
- a CDS encoding DNA integrity scanning protein DisA nucleotide-binding domain protein; translated protein: MSSESFANLCIFHIMDGLRDGLSHYSQTSRTALLYAVKPGDPLRVYDPQGLLKEHEPKLKEVYIDSDDWKAGSNHDDNTRLIEVIRSRDLTLAGLITCSARSSSIYYQRWFTEQHPNMCSTGPTESWMEYAALILSQDFATQNILRLESSGHLLREYSTHAVRDYMVDQRNRIMGWDTQLRVYPILDAVLGISKTKEEGAWARGDLIFIEPSDLDSLGYMAKFPENERPELKNHKHVRKLLQSVENSSRKLVSDGKCVVGISSCMPPNSSISASFKGEWGILQLAGAPVCSFADATFSSTNYKPNLVHLEEHLLELDINANDRHDLFKLANRMVTSATHQSHGCTIVLDFNDKPVKIAGQTLEVPLDLRDPEIRGLARSLTKLDGAVHIGKDVKVYGFACLLDGKSVFGENRARGARFNSALRFTAEHSNIIIIVVSSDKPVSIIQRGVELTARCEWTQHFACVSTPPTLDEWIEG
- a CDS encoding replicative DNA helicase; this translates as MNTSAPPHNLELERAVISAVLRTSGKNIDSLLPIIKSEDYFYSPIHRNIWNTFLAMHREYVPIDLVTLNNRLMNNGRSEACGGAHFLAELSNDIEPVHHVTRWAKELESHAQRRTMAQLGQNLIEHAYSGDADPSEFAASAQKTIDSVLEGRVDVAAQKPSEIMKGYVKYLEDLESRGGDGIKTHLYKLNSITGGMIPGEIIILAGRPSNGKTALALNFALHAIHQKVPVGIFSLEMMRYLLVNRLLSSTHGVEGMRFRDGKFSETDWNNIYEFAQWFDGKDPWLRIWDKPSLSASELRAQCRRWKKEFGLRYAIIDYIQLLRPDSRGGSREREVAEISRMLKETATECGISILVLAQLNREVENRKSKIPLLSDLRESGAIEQDADQVIFIRPWDPKTVDDIVEVTLDVAKSRNSTTGSLVTAYRRKRLQFLNENEKDWSWLDF
- a CDS encoding PocR ligand-binding domain-containing protein — protein: MPSSSAPPFKITPDDKYMHELSFKDLIQFEELQNMLEVSYTATGMPAGIIDAFSGEFCAGAGWQKICSNFHRVHPKTSARCLASDTAITNKIKQGEHFGYKCSNGLWDIGVPIHCMGTHMSTLFLGQFFYVNEEPDIKFFRNQADQYGFDKKKYLEALAEVPRFTHEKVDEILKYNIALAAFLSDLASSIMKNKSEIEQRKLAEKKFRNLQTYLSNIIDSMPSALIGVSPDGKITQWNKNAEKISKIPAGQAIGMDLRKALPRLSSKMDQIKLAITCREKQFESAKPYIHNNKTRYEDLTIYPLIEDGVNGAVIRIDDVTERINMEKMMIQSEKMLSIGGLAAGMAHELNNPLAGMTVYANNIKKRLFEDLEKNIEAANECNISLTDFRKYLNQREIAHMLDGILGAGRRAASIINNVLNFSRKSEIKLRQHKITAILDNTLELIANDYSLTKEYDFKRIELVREYDHNIPEVYCEKNEIQQVFLNILKNGAETMAEKEYSDNNPRFICKISKQDKMVVVEIEDNGKGMDKITKARIFEPFYTTKGIGEGTGLGLSVSYFIITNQHSGFMGVQSELNSWTKFIIKLPIKGKKTD